The proteins below are encoded in one region of Manis pentadactyla isolate mManPen7 chromosome 2, mManPen7.hap1, whole genome shotgun sequence:
- the LOC118926764 gene encoding holocytochrome c-type synthase-like: MGLSASTPAVAVQTSKASDHQTASPPSGCPMHEGKMKGCPVSAEPSGPARESTANSVPAHQDRVYEYVQCPITGAVLDNKENLDPSNLMPPPNQRPAPDQPFALSTMREESSIPRADSEKKWVYPSEQMFWNAMLKKGWKWKDEDVSQKDMYNIIRIHNHNNEQAWKEILKWETLHVAECPCGPSLIRFGGKAKEYFPRARICSWMGYELPFDRHDWIINRCGKEVRYVIDYYDGGEVNQDYQFTILDVHPAFDLFSAVWDRMKVAWWHWTS, encoded by the coding sequence ATGGGCTTGTCAGCATCTACCCCAGCTGTTGCAGTTCAGACCTCAAAGGCTTCAGATCATCAGACAGCATCCCCACCCTCAGGATGTCCAATGCATGAAGGGAAGATGAAAGGTTGTCCAGTGAGTGCAGAGCCATCGGGTCCAGCCCGTGAGAGCACAGCGAACTCTGTCCCTGCCCACCAGGATCGCGTCTACGAGTATGTACAGTGTCCTATTACAGGCGCTGTGCTTGACAATAAGGAGAACCTAGATCCTTCCAATCTGATGCCACCACCTAACCAGAGGCCGGCCCCCGATCAGCCTTTTGCACTGTCTACTATGAGAGAGGAGTCATCCATTCCGAGAGCAGATTCAGAGAAAAAGTGGGTGTATCCTTCTGAGCAGATGTTCTGGAATGCGATGTTAAAGAAAGGGTGGAAGTGGAAGGATGAGGATGTTAGTCAGAAGGATATGTATAATATCATTAggattcacaatcacaataatgAGCAGGCTTGGAAGGAGATTTTGAAGTGGGAAACCCTTCATGTTGCGGAGTGTCCTTGTGGTCCGTCATTGATCCGGTTTGGAGGTAAAGCAAAAGAGTATTTCCCAAGGGCAAGAATTTGTTCCTGGATGGGGTATGAGTTGCCTTTCGACAGGCATGACTGGATCATCAACCGTTGTGGGAAAGaagtcagatatgtcattgactACTACGATGGTGGCGAAGTCAACCAGGACTACCAGTTCACCATCCTGGACGTCCATCCTGCCTTTGATTTGTTTTCGGCAGTGTGGGACAGGATGAAGGTTGCCTGGTGGCACTGGACTTCATAA